The stretch of DNA ctgagaccaagaagAGTTGGACGCTTGGCcgcctgagcccccaggcgcccctgggcttcTTCTGAAGTTGATTTGTGGGCACTTTTTACATATTAGGGAAATTGGTGTTTTGCCTGTAACATGAACCGTGCGTGTTTTCCCCTGGTTCTTTACTTTCAGGTTGTGCTTGTGGTCGCTTTGCCACGTGGAGGTGTTTGATCTGTGTAATTGAGTATGTTGGTCCTGTGGCTTCTGGGTTTCGTGGCACACTTAAAAAGGCCTCCCCCGCTTGGGAATTAAAATGATTCCTACGTGGCTTTTTAGTGCTtctctgttttactttttgttattCAACGTTTAAAACTTTGGTGCATAAAAACCACATGAATCCGACTAGAAGCTCTGACCCTGTCCGGCCTGAGGCATGAAGCCAGTGCTCTCCGCCCCCCCATAGCTACGAGCTTCTcctgaccccccaccccctgtgatGGAACACACCTGCTCCTTGGTCACAGCTATGAAATCTGCCTCGATCACAAAGCAGACTCCTGTACTGGTTTGGCTCCTTTCTGGCCGTTCTGCGCCTTTGTCCCTTGTGTGCCCTCGGGCCCTGTACTTGGAAACCCCCCGAGAGCAGCATTTGGAGCAGGAGCTCGTCCCCGGGGGGTGTCTGGGAGGTCACgcaggcctggcctggccttGTCCTGAGAGCATGCCCCCTCTCATTCGGAGACGGGTTTTTCTGCCGGTCGATGTCTCTGTCCCCTCTGTCCCACCCCGACAACTAAACTGGGAAACCAGGCAGCAGAGGTCTGTCCGATGGACCCCAGGAGGCAGCATCATCTGGCCTTTGACGCACCCTCTTCCCTAGAGGTCAGGGCAGGATGAGGTCCAGGCTGGAGcacggagggggtggggggaggctctctcctccttttcctttgctGAAAACCCACAGTTGAGTTTGTTTCAGTGAAAGGCTCCTGGCCTCCCAGGGGACTTCTGTCACCTGAGTAGTGAGACCAGGCtactgggggcagggaagggtgcCTGATgcacttcctttcctcctcccagcACTTCTCCACGGACCCCGTGGCCGCCTCCATCATGAAGATCCACACGTTCAACAAAGACCGGGACCGGGTGAAGCTGGGTGTGGACACCATTGCCAAGTGAGCGGGCAGCCGCCCTCCCGGCGGGGTGTCGCCCCCACCCCGACTGCAGCCTCCTGGGGGAGCCTGGAAGGAGCACGGGAGTGCAGCCAGGCCCCACCCTGCACTGCCTGCCCCAAGCCCTCTGGAGAGGGGCTTGGCCTCTCGGGACCTCAGTTTACCTGTCTGTAAAACGGAGGGGTTTACCAAGTGAGGGAGTCCCAATCCTGGCTTTCCTTCGGGGTTATCAGAGGAGTGAAGggtcccccccactcccctcatCTGTTCGAACAGGCCTGGGGGAGGAAGGATGCCTGGAAGTCCCTGTAGCTCGTGAGCCCCTGGGGCCCCAGGGGCTTCCATGGTCCTTTACTCTGGCTCTGTCTGCCGCACCCCACTGCTGTGTGTGTTGGTGTCCTCAGGGGAAGCAGGACCAATGGGGAGGCCCGGGAACGGTCCAGGGTGGGCTGTGTCGGGGGCAGCAGTGGGGGCTGTCAGCCCCAGGGGGTGGGCTTCACGGGGTGCCCTCCGGGGTGCATCCTAGCACGAGGCCAGGTAGGACTGTCATCTCTGGCCCCCCCGTTCTCCCACAGGTACCTGGACAACATCTGCCTGCACCCCGAGGAGGAGAAGTACAGGAAGATCAAGCTGCAGAACCGAGTGTTCCAGGTGAGGCTGCCCGCAGCGGGGTGTGGCCGGGCCAGGTGCATGCATGCGCACACCACGCACATGCCTGCATGCGCACACCATACACAAGCACACACtcgtgcacgcacacacgcatgcagGCACCTGCACTCAGGCGCACATGCCcgcgcacacacaccacacatgcgcacacacatgcacgcacgcgcATGGTGCCCCTGGGCGGTGTAGGGGAGGCTGCCGGAAccaggggctggagggctggggcagggatggCGGGGCAGGGCGGGCAGCAGGGGGCGGCCGGGGACCCGGGGCTTCGGGAACACGGGTCGTGCATCACGAGTCTATGTTGTGTGTTCTCCCCACCACCCCGGCGGGTTTCGACTTCATTTGAATGCGTTGGGATGCCGTGGGCACTGGGGAGATTTCTCCCATAAACGCAGACTTGGGGTTTCTGTGGAGAAATCACGGGGTCCCGCCACCGTGGCCCACGGTAGCTGTGCCGCTGGCAGGGTGCTTGCTGCTGACTTTTGGTGGCTGTGgccgccccctgcccccttcctgcccccacaTCCCACGTAGCCGGTCTCCCCCACCTCTGGGTCCTCTTGCTTGTCCCTGGGCCCTTTAGCCTCCTCTGCGAGCCGCTGGTGGCGGCCCCGTGGCTGGTGTTGCGGCGAGTGTGCTCGTGCCCCCGCTCTGGGGACGGCTTTGGCGGGTTCGCCCTGTTAGCCATCGCTCCAAGACCTGGGAGCCGAGCAGGGTGGTCAGTGAGGCTGGTGGCCTCCCGGAGGCCCCGCGGCCTTGTGTGACCCCTGGTTGCACTCCCTCAGGAGCGCATTAACTGCCTGGAAGGGACCCATGAGTTTTTTGAGGCCATTGGTTTCCAGAAGGCACTGCTTCCAGTTCCTGATCAGGGtaagggagggggagcagggtcTTGGCCGTgccaggggaaggggtgggggctcACCCCGCGGCTGCAGAGTGACCCCTGTGTGCATCCCAGAGGGCCCCGAGGAGTTCTACGTGCTGAGTGAGGGCGTCCTggcccagccccagagcctgcaGAGGCACAAGGAGCAGCTTCTGGTCGCTGAGCCCGTGCGGGCTACCCTGGCCCGCCAGCGCCGGCTCTTCCGGCCCTCGCCCATGGCTTCCCAGTTCGAGCTGCCCGGGGACTTCTTCAACCTCACGGCGGAGGAGATCAAGCGGGAGCAGAGGCTCAGGTCCGAGGCGGTGGAGCGGCTGAGCGTGCTGCGGACCAAGGCCATGCGGGAGCGGGAGGAGCAGCGCGAGCTGCGCAAGTACAGCTACACGCTGCTGCGCGTGCGCCTCCCCGACGGCTGCCTGCTGCAGGGTGCGAGTCCGAGGGCCGCGCGGGGGCGGGAGGAGCGGGGCGGGCCCCACGGGTGCTCCCCCGGCGGTGCTCCTGCTGACCGTTGTCCCGCCCACCCAGGGACCTTCTACGCCCGGGAGCGTGTGGCCGCGCTGTACGCGTTCGTGCGGGAGGCCTTGCAGAACGATTGGCTGCCTTTCGACCTGCTGGCCTCGGGCGGGCAGAGGTTGTCGGAGGACGAGAGCCTGGCCTTCAACGAGTGCGGGCTGGTGGGTGACGGGCTCCCtgcgtcgggggtgggggggtggggggcgtgggcGGAGGCCCAGGGTTTTCCTGCCCATACAAACCCCTACGGGGGGAGGGGCACTTTCAGCAGTGGGTGGTGTGGGGCCCAGGAGTCTGGGcccctgggttcaagtcccaccttCCCGTGGACGTGTGGTGTGCCCCCAAGTGatgtctctgcctcagtttcccacttaGAGAGTGGGAACAGGGCAGGCATGTGAGAGTTCTCTGAGGAGGAGAACCAAGGCAGATGGATCCCAGATGAGGGCCTTCCTGGGGAGGAAGTGGGGCGGGGAGCGGCTCTCAGACCCTCCCGTGGGAAGACTGGAGGGACTTGAGTTCCTGAGGTTGGCGAGGCCATGGGAATGGGCCGGTTGTGGTGTGTGGTCCCCGGCGTGGAGCCGCCCAGGGCGAGCGTGGCCCTGGCCCCAGCACAAGGAACTGAGTACAGAGACTCCCAGCACAGAGACGCCCGAGTGCGGCTGAGGCTTCTCACCCCACTGCAGGTGCCCTCGGCCCTCCTGACCTTCTCGTGGGACGCAGCCGTGCTCGAAGACATCAAGGCCGCAGGGGCCAATCCGGACTCATCTATTCTGAAACCTGAGCTCCTGGCAGCCATCGAGAAGCTCTCGTGAAATAAAAGCAGGGTTGGCTTCAGCCTACGTGGGTTGTCTCATActctcctgcttcctccaccactagcccccctccccccagtctcCCTCCTCCCAGGGTCCCCCACTCCCCCCGAAGTGCCTGCCCTGACCCAGAGAGCTCTGCAGGCACAGGGAGGAGCGCTGGTGGGCTGTGACCCACCCAGGGTGGCCTGGGACAGCCACCCGGAGAGGGCTCTTGGGAGGCAGCCGCTGTACCTGTTCACAGGGCCCCTGGGCAGGAGAGTAGGCCTGCGGCACGGGCCCAGTCCCCATGTGCTGTGCCCAGATGGCCACGGCTGGCCCTGATACTGAGCCACAGGGTTGCTGGGGACAGTGGCAGAGAGATGCAGGGCCTGCCAGGACACGGTTCTGTGGTTGCTGAATTATGAACCCGAATAAATGACATCACACTTGTCTCCTGGTGCTGAATTGAAGCAGTGGCTGCCGGGCTGCCGGCACAggagacacccccccccgccccagtggacccctgggcggggtggggcagggtggcaCCTGTTGAAGGCGGACCTCCCACGGAGCTCTCGTCTTATTGTTGGGGGGGCATCCTCAGCTCCAGTCCCTGTGGTGGTGACTTTATAGGATTAAAGTGGCCGTGCCTGTGGTTGGGGACGCCCAGAGTGTCCTGGGTAGGCAGGTGGGCCCACCGTCACCACAGGGGTCCTGGAAGGAGGTAGGAGGCTGCAGGGGGAGCCCCCCCCCGAGTCCACATGGGCACCTCTGGAAGCTGCAAAAGGCAGGCAGGTCCCCCCTCCTGGGCTTCCAGTAGGAGCTGGCGCTGCCCACACTGGTTTCCGATCTGTGAGGCCCATGGCAGACTTCTGACTCCTAGAGCCATAGGAACAAGTGTGGTTTTAAGCCAAGTTGGCAGCTGTGTGTTCCAGCAGCCGCAGGAAGTAAGTAACGgaagctgagcgtggagcccaggaTGCACTGGCCCTGGTCATGTGTTCCCTGGAGAGATGCCCTTGACTTCATCTGGactgtcccctcccctctccccaggccgGCCCCTCCCAGACCCTCTCCTCTGCAGAAAGGCCTGTGGTGGCCAGTCCCCTGGCCACCGCCAGCTCAGTGACAGACAGACTTGGAAGTTTGAGGCCCAAATGTGATTTTACCATCAAAAACACCTTGTAGCCCCCAGCCGGCAAGAAGCCCCCTTACATGCCTTTGCTTCCCATCTGGCTGTTCCCACACAGGGCAAGATGGGGGCCTGTCCTCTGCTGCCCTATCTCGGTCCCCTCCCTGCCCAACTGTGACTTGACATTAACTCCCAAGTTGTCAGGTGACCACCTAACACGGGTCCCAGGGGACTTGATTGGCTGGGCAGTCCCGTCCACAGAGGCGGCACACACACCTGCCCCCAGCGAGGGGTCCAGGCTGAGTCGGGGGCTGCTGAACGCCAACACGGTGGCTGCCTCCTGTCCTGCGGGCTCAGCAGGAACAGAACTTGACGGCCTGGTCCAGGTTAAACGGGGTCCAGGAATTCTGCCAAAATCCCGCACCCCAGGCCTCTGATGTGCTCTGATGCCTCGGTGGAGTCGCTTACAGCCCCAATACAGGGCCGCTCCAGGGCACAGGGGCCCACAGCTGTCCATGCATTCTTCCCCAAGAGTGACCCAACCCTGAAGCCAATCTGGAAGCTACAGTTCTAGTCCCGGTGGTCTAACAGACGGGCAGCAGGGATAGGCCAACAGAAGCACTTTCCAGAAGCTATCACTTTGAACCAGGTCAGCATAGAGGCCAAGGATTTTACAGCCAAGAGTGGGGACAGTGCTTCTGCAAGGTGTGACCCTTTATAGAAACGACTGAGCCACATACCGGGTAGGGGAAAGCGCACCCGCCAGCCCAGAACGGGGGGCCGGCCCCGGGGCATGGAACCACGCGCAGGGAACGATGCTTGCAAAGACGACAGATGCACCAGGTCAGGGCTGGACAATAAGTTTATACACACCCACATCAGGTCGAGGAGCCACGGCGGGCTCCAACTCATTTACAAGCATTTCATCACAGCGCCTGCTTGGGGGCCCACAGGCGCGACCAGGCTGTCCCTGTACAGATCCTCACATCGCAATAATGCTTTATTCAAGGGCAGATTAATATGCAgcttttttggggggatttttacAAATACCAAAAGGAACAAATCACGCATCCTCTATAAAACTTTCCAGACCTCCAGGGAGGCCTGCGAAGCAGGACAAAGTGCTCTTTACACAGGACTTGTAGGACTTTCAAGTATCCAAGAGGCGTTTGTGAATGCCCTAACCATTCTACCTACACACGCCGGGCCAGCGGGACACTCAGCAGGAGCTGAGCGAGCTGGTGGGCACGGGGCTCTCGCTGGTGTCCATTCCCACGGACCCCCCAGCTCCAGAAGTGGTTCCACACGGGGTCGGAGCCTCTGCAAAGCAAGAGAAGGAGGGGCCTTTAGCTGGCTGCACCCCCAGACTGGGTAGGGGCCCAAGTCACTGCCCCCACGCCACCCTTCAGACAACTATACTCATTCACAGCCCTCAGCGCCTGTCCCCTCCTGGGCTCACTCGGCAAGAGTCAAACATTGGCCCCCCTCACTGCCCCCTCCAGGGGTCCCTGACTCAGCCCCTTCTACTCCCGAGACCACCCCAAGACTCCACGGCTCCCCTCCTGCAACCCAGCCCAGGGGCTGGCACTGCAGGTGCAGTACTGCTGATTCTCTGGGAAGCTTCTGGAACAGCACCACAACGTCAGCATCCAACTGCTGGCCCGTTACTGCACCTATTTCTGCCATGGCTACTGGAGTCCAGTTCCGCTGTGCACGAGGCAGCTTTCGGATAAGCCGGATCCTGCAGACCCTGGACCAGAACGCACCGCCCCCACCCATCCAGCCCACTTAGCGCCTCTTGGGGTCAGCTCCCGTGTTTACAGACAGGAGGAGTGTGGGAGCGACGGGGTGTGCGTTCTTTTCCTGCTGGATGCTCACCCCCGACATCCGAGATGTCCAGGATCACACAGTCGccgtcctcctcttcctcctcctccgtgTCTGCCTGGAAGCCATCGAGGTCCCCGGCCCCGACCTGGACAGACAAGGGGGCATGGGCCATCAGCAACAGCAGCAGATGGGCCGGTGTGCACCCCCGACCTGATCTGGGAACAAGCTGCAGGGGTGTGCTTCAGAACCTATGCGCAAAGGAGCCTTGTCGTGGGTTGGGGGGAGAAGGTTCTCGCCAACAACCGCATTCCGATCTCTCAAAACCACcaccagcattatttacaaaaataattggCCGATTCTGAATCAGCACTCTGGCTTTCTGGTTTGATCTGAAGATAGAGTGATAAAATGCCCACTTTcactttttcttgaaataaacAGGGAAGAAGTCCGCCAGCCAGCGTCGCCTCCTCTGCCCAGGGCTCAGCCCCTCTGCCCGGCCCCCAACAACTCTCTCTCGTCACTCGTGTTCAGACCATTGTTGCCGGTGACGACACCATCCGAGCCGCTGTGGGCAGAGTCTCCATTGACCTTCTGGACCTGTGTTCATCAGCTTTACCAGAGGGGACAGAAGGAAGACGGGGAAAGGGGCCAATTTTCAAGAATTAATTCATTAGTTAAAAGGGCCAATTTTAAACACCAACCATCCGTACAAGTGCCCCTGCTTTATGTAGATGAACAAAGAAccagcagaggcagagatgggCGGATTTCAAAAGGGGAAACTCTTTCCCAAAACTCTCCCAGAATCCCTCTGCTACAGAAAAGGGCATTTATTTGCCTGGCAAAGGAGTGATGGCACAGGAGCATGCGGTGTGCAGCGTGCCGGCCCGGCTGGGCGGCCCCACAGACACGCCAGCGGCCCCCAGAGCACGCAGCACCAATGCCTCCAACCACCGGTTTCCAGAGAATTCACCGGCTGAGAAGAGCAGAGCCCGGCTCTCCCCACGCTGATCGGGAGGCATCTGGCGGGTCTGCGGAGCAACAGGAACGAGGTCTCCCGTGCACCGCCACTTTGCAGGGGGCTCCCCAGCCGCAGCCCCCCCACAGGACAGGCGCTCAGGTTGTTGCTACTGCCCGCAGGGGCCCAGGGCCTGCCACACGCTCTGGGCTTGGAAAGACCTTTAACCACGATCAGGAATCAACTCTGTGGAACACCTGTTCGGGGTCATTTTGATCAGAGGCGATTTCGGACAGGAAGGGGAAAACACGGCCTCTCCCCATTTCAGAATAAAATCAGAGTCTAAAGCTCGAGTCCCCCCGGGGGCCACACAAGACCACAGTCCTGGTGCCTCGCTCGGCCTGTTCACCTGACTGTGACGCCTCGTGAAGATGTGGTGTAGCAGGCCAGCTGTCAACTCAAAAGGATCTTTAAATTCCcacaaaattgaaaaaacaaaacaaaaactgaagaaaaatttgaataaataaataaataaataaattcccacAAGTTAGGAAAGCTCAACCCCATCTAGAATCTGTGCGGACTTTCCGGTTTGACAGCAGCTATGGGCAAGGGTAGGGAAGTATCAGCAGCTTTACCGAAACCCAAGCCCAAATGCTCCACAGGCTCCAGGCCTCCAGTGTGACCTTCTAGAAGTTTACCTGCGTTGGGCGCGTTTATGTGGGTGCTGTCAGCGGGGGGGCGCCCCGGCTAAGGCTGCCCCAAAGccatccccccaaccctgcccttgCACCGCGGGAGCCGAGCGAGGCCGCCTGGCCAGTCCTGTGAACCCAGCTAAGCGGAAAGTCTCCGCTGCCTTGGTCTGCCGGCGGGAGGTGCACGACAGCCATGTGTGACCACGAACACAAAGGCCACACgctaaggaaggagggagggggacacGGGGGCGGCCTGTCATTACCGGAGCTCGGGACAAACCCCTGGCCTGTGCTGAAGCTGACGCTGGGGCCCTGTGAGCGACGGCCGACGCTAGGACTGCCGAGCACTGCGTCCCCCTCTGCAGAGCAGGGGTGAGGCTAACTGCCCACGGCACGGCTCCCAGAACGCCCCAGAAGCCAGGCGCTCAGAGCTTCCCTCCCCACAGGCACACACTGTGCTGGCCCAAGCGGAGGTCCTGGGCCTGGCACGTGGCATTTCCTAAGGGGCTTCTGGTATTTATTTagctttgaagatttatttacttatttgaggcgAGCGAGGGCGCACGCGCAGATGCAGGCGGgcggagggccagagagagagggaggctccCGGCCAGTCCCGGTCCAAGCAGGCGGCAGCCTCTACCTCAGACCCCGAGGTCCCGACCAGAGCAGGAATCACGAGTCAGACTCgtcactgaccgagccacccagccgccctccAAGGAGATTTTACAACGTAGACCTCAGGGCGGCTGGGTCAGCGGCgtgtctggctcaggtcatgcccgcagggtcctgagatcgaggcccgctgtctggctccgtgctcagcagggaatctgcttgaggatgtTCACTGGCTCgctctctaaaaattaaataaaatcatacggAGACCCCAAGTTCCTCGCTCAGACGTGCTGAATCCGCGTCACCAGGCCCAGGATGCCCAGAACTCCGAAGCTTcagcccactctctgggtggtaCTTGTGCCGGGAGCGGTTTTAAAAATCCCAGGGGCAGCAGGTGAGTCCTGTGAGGAGCTGGAGGGGGTTCACTTGCTTTGTAGCCTTCGGTTGAGTCCCCAGCACTGCTGAGCCTCTAGAGGGCCCCACCCGTGAACAGGGAACGGGAACAGGCGACTGTTCACGCGTGGACCATCAGGTGAGACTCCCCATTGCGCAGATTCCCGGACACACCACTGGGGGTTTTCCTTTCCTGGCGGCTCAGCACGATAACAAAGCATCTTACAGATAAAACACAGGGATTCCCATAAAGCGCCTAGCCTAGGACCTGGCATTTGAGGGAACATGTAATAGTGGCTAAAACTAttattttcggggcgcctgggtggctcagtgggttaggcctctgccttcggctcaagtcgtgatcccagggtcctgggatcgagccccgcatcagactctctgctcagcagggaacctgcttcctcctctctctctctctgcctacttgtgatctctgtcaaacaaataaataaaatcttaacaaaaacaaaaacactgtttGTCCTGAAAGTGAGGACCACCATGGGGGAGAGGGCACCATGGAGCTCAGGACGCAGCCGGGGCCGTCCGTCGGGCTCGGGTGAGACTCCACATCCACGCCCACGAAACGGGCAAGGACATGGCGGGGCCCTGAAGGAAGGCTCCAGACAGACGAACAAGGCTGTTTTCCAGCCCCGCCATTTCAAGCTGGGGTTCCCACTGCTGGTTTCAAGCAGAGCCAGCCATGCTCCGGCTCCGTCTAGGACTGCTTGGGGAGCAACGGTGCAGACACTGGGAAGGCTCTGCCGCTCACACACAGGTCGAACACCTGACAGATCTACCGGAGCCCATTACCagggctgaggcccagggaagtaTCTGTGTGTCCCAGGCCCTGCCTCCTCACCCTGGAGGCTCCCCACGGTGCAAGGGGCGAGCCGCGTCTGTAGGCGGGGTGGAACCCTGCACCCAGCCCCGCGCTGAGGCCACAAACAGTCCTGGTTTAAGAGGAAGGTTTACAACACGTCAAAGGCCTCGTCTGCCCGCAGCAGCAGGGAGAAGGCCGGGCGTCATTCCAGGAGCAAGTTCTCCCGCCTTCCTGCTCTGACGGCCACTGGATTTTCTAAGCTGAACGGCGCCTCCCGTCAGAGAAGCcgtgggcaggagctgggggtgcGGGGGCATCACCACCCAGCCCGCGGCATGCAGCTCCCCAAGCCACAGGACCCCAGCGGAGGGCGCCGGACACGAGCCGGAGACACGGCTCCACAGACCCCTTCCTCGCACCCTCCTCGTGAAGTCTGTAACCCCGAGACGTCTGCCTAAGACAAGCACCCGGGACTCGCGCCGCAAAACAGGTATCCGGTAAGAGTAGCTGCGTGAAAGGAAGAAACTCATCCCATTCCTATTCCAGCAGGAAAAAACCCGCACATCCAACAGCAGTGAAGGCTGGGGCCGGGTCCCCGCCCCTCTGCGCCCGCAGCCGGCCTCGGAGACGGCGCCGCTCCCGCACCCCCAGGTCTCCACCATCGGCTCCTCGCACTTGCTCCTCCCGGTGCGGCC from Neovison vison isolate M4711 chromosome 6, ASM_NN_V1, whole genome shotgun sequence encodes:
- the UBXN6 gene encoding UBX domain-containing protein 6 isoform X1, whose product is MKKFFQEIKADIKFKSAGPGQKLTESVGERAPKEKPTQPALRQARQGPTDEAQMAAAAALARLEQKQPRARGPTSQESIRNQVRKELRAEATVGGSTEAPGSNTVPEAKEEGSAHLAVPGVCFTCPLTGATLRKDQRDAHIKEAILSHFSTDPVAASIMKIHTFNKDRDRVKLGVDTIAKYLDNICLHPEEEKYRKIKLQNRVFQERINCLEGTHEFFEAIGFQKALLPVPDQEGPEEFYVLSEGVLAQPQSLQRHKEQLLVAEPVRATLARQRRLFRPSPMASQFELPGDFFNLTAEEIKREQRLRSEAVERLSVLRTKAMREREEQRELRKYSYTLLRVRLPDGCLLQGTFYARERVAALYAFVREALQNDWLPFDLLASGGQRLSEDESLAFNECGLVPSALLTFSWDAAVLEDIKAAGANPDSSILKPELLAAIEKLS
- the UBXN6 gene encoding UBX domain-containing protein 6 isoform X2 yields the protein MAAAAALARLEQKQPRARGPTSQESIRNQVRKELRAEATVGGSTEAPGSNTVPEAKEEGSAHLAVPGVCFTCPLTGATLRKDQRDAHIKEAILSHFSTDPVAASIMKIHTFNKDRDRVKLGVDTIAKYLDNICLHPEEEKYRKIKLQNRVFQERINCLEGTHEFFEAIGFQKALLPVPDQEGPEEFYVLSEGVLAQPQSLQRHKEQLLVAEPVRATLARQRRLFRPSPMASQFELPGDFFNLTAEEIKREQRLRSEAVERLSVLRTKAMREREEQRELRKYSYTLLRVRLPDGCLLQGTFYARERVAALYAFVREALQNDWLPFDLLASGGQRLSEDESLAFNECGLVPSALLTFSWDAAVLEDIKAAGANPDSSILKPELLAAIEKLS